The following proteins are co-located in the Hemitrygon akajei chromosome 25, sHemAka1.3, whole genome shotgun sequence genome:
- the LOC140716468 gene encoding X-linked retinitis pigmentosa GTPase regulator-interacting protein 1-like has translation MERRYSLLQQSQQRPSAEGTGAVSELREALRALREERELTRILGSRLEQSALGQRQLEQLQMEAEERKRERDLLKEGYDVLVASSLEPELEQRNRDHRIRQLEMDLQGALQSQQETHSKLQQEMETSERLRCEVARLQLEVSARERPQGDPTLPAQVTQQQLKPEKPQPGLSGGRLGWWMEEETSGQEQETSGRELLELQAVHAETVQELSKTRALLLTQSQISQHCQSEVELLTQQWESERRTLTDHLQNRERLLELRAAQTRALEDRLVKVYGPWGLVQQGSEEAGQRASEGAADTRQLEIRLIQAELQPRTLRRLGDPSPITFCSHGLYDFATQCTELGRGRCPRYRSTCLYAVPGQRGFLRYLRDASLRVEMHRAWGADVQTLGSARLGLRRLLEEGGTVWGKAPIEDAGPSARLIGWLEYTMRLTLPENEGIGLDEEGDPQWIYLPTESHQPDPTQIRARLHPELHGRSVTERPARNRGAREETRQTVDIETQTPDNRETQSSDSDELIHFPLSRPRPKDQRLRIEVLWLSLHPDCPPAKDPDVRQLFVEFWLTGVAGDETPTSLPTPRRGERIYYHWSRVIPLDPEHDAQQRQFLYAHLQGGEPGLGRLLFTVVSEPLEDDGECVDIGYSHIPLARIHETGQDIIQQEFDILDASREAEVIGTLSLSVEGAPALRAVSAEFSSKAVSSVRRNVPG, from the exons ATGGAGCGGAGGTACAGCCTCCTGCAGCAG TCCCAGCAGAGGCCGAGTGCTGAGGGCACGGGGGCCGTGTCCGAGCTACGGGAGGCGTTGAGGGCGCTGAGGGAGGAGCGGGAGCTGACCCGGATCCTGGGGTCCCGCCTCGAGCAGTCGGCGCTCGGGCAACGCCAGCTGGAACAG TTACAGATGGAGGCggaggagaggaagagggagcgaGACCTGCTGAAGGAGGGTTACGATGTGCTGGTGGCGAG TTCTTTGGAACCGGAGCTGGAACAGAGGAACCGTGATCACCGGATCCGACAGCTGGAGATGGACCTGCAGGGGGCGCTCCAGAGCCAGCAGGAAACGCACAGCAAGCTCCAACAAGAAATGG AAACGAGTGAGAGGCTGAGGTGCGAGGTGGCCCGCCTACAGCTGGAGGTCTCAGCAAGAGAGAGGCCACAGGGAGACCCCACCCTCCCTGCCCAGGTCACCCAACAGCAGCTCAAACCTGAGAAGCCCCAG CCTGGGCTCTCGGGTGGCAGACTCGGGTGGTGGATGGAAGAGGAGACGTCTGGCCAGGAGCAGGAGACGTCTGGCCGGGAGCTGCTGGAACTGCAGGCGGTCCACGCGGAGACGGTGCAGGAGCTGTCGAAGACGCGGGCCCTGTTACTAACACAGAGCCAGATCTCACAGCACTGCCAG TCGGAGGTGGAGCTGCTCACCCAGCAGTGGGAATCAGAGAGACGGACCCTCACCGATCACCTGCAGAACCGCGAGAGGCTACTGGAGCTGAGGGCGGCTCAGACCCGCGCACTGGAAG ATCGACTGGTGAAGGTTTACGGGCCCTGGGGACTGGTCCAGCAAGGGTCTGAGGAGGCCGGTCAGCGAGCGTCCGAGGGCGCGGCGGACACGAGGCAGTTGGAGATCCGGCTGATCCAGGCAGAGCTGCAGCCCCGGACGCTGCGGAGACTGGGCGACCCGTCCCCCATCACCTTCTGCAGCCACGGCCTGTACGACTTCGCCACCCAGTGCACGGAGCTGGGACGGGGCCGCTGCCCGCGCTACCGCAGCACCTGCCTGTACGCCGTCCCGGGCCAGCGGGGCTTCTTGCGCTACCTGCGGGACGCGAGCCTGCGGGTGGAGATGCACCGGGCCTGGGGCGCAGACGTGCAGACGCTGGGCAGCGCCCGTCTGGGGCTCCGGCGGCTGCTGGAGGAGGGCGGCACCGTCTGGGGCAAGGCCCCCATCGAGG ACGCCGGTCCCTCCGCTCGCCTGATTGGCTGGCTGGAGTACACGATGAGACTCACCCTGCCGGAGAACGAGGGCATCGGATTGGACGAGGAGGGAGATCCCCAGTGGATCTACCTCCCCACGGAGAGCCATCAGCCAGATCCCACCCAG ATCCGCGCCCGTCTCCATCCCGAGCTTCACGGACGGTCCGTCACGGAGAGGCCGGCACGGAACAGAGGAGCGCGGGAAG AAACCAGACAGACTGTGGATATCGAGACGCAGACGCCAGATAATAGGGAGACGCAGTCGTCTGACAGCGATGAGCTGATCCACTTCCCACTGAGTCGCCCGAGACCG AAGGATCAGCGTCTGCGGATCGAGGTGCTGTGGCTCTCTCTCCATCCCGACTGCCCCCCGGCCAAGGACCCTGACGTCCGGCAGCTCTTCGTGGAGTTCTGGCTTACGGGGGTGGCCGGGGACGAGACCCCCACCTCCCTGCCCACTCCTCGCCGGGGGGAGAGAATATACTACCACTGGAGTAGGG TTATTCCCCTGGACCCAGAGCACGACGCCCAGCAGCGGCAATTCCTGTACGCGCACCTGCAAGGAGGGGAGCCTGGCCTCGGCAG GTTGCTGTTCACGGTGGTGAGCGAGCCGCTGGAGGACGATGGCGAATGCGTGGATATTGGATATTCCCACATCCCGTTGGCTAGGATCCATGAAACCGGACAGGATATCATTCAGCAGGAGTTTGACA TTTTGGACGCCAGCCGGGAGGCGGAAGTCATCGGAACGCTCTCCCTCTCTGTGGAGGGAGCGCCAGCTCTTCGCGCCGTCTCCGCCGAGTTCTCCAGCAAGGCCGTGAGCTCCGTCCGTCGGAACGTCCCGGGTTGA